One window of Solwaraspora sp. WMMA2056 genomic DNA carries:
- the rpmH gene encoding 50S ribosomal protein L34: MSKRTYQPNNRRRAKTHGFRLRMRTRAGRAILATRRAKGRARLSA; encoded by the coding sequence GTGAGCAAGCGTACCTACCAGCCGAACAACCGCCGGCGTGCCAAGACCCACGGCTTCCGGCTGCGTATGCGTACGCGTGCCGGTCGGGCCATCCTCGCCACCCGTCGCGCCAAGGGCCGCGCCCGCCTGTCGGCCTGA